One window of Salifodinibacter halophilus genomic DNA carries:
- a CDS encoding ribbon-helix-helix protein, CopG family, producing the protein FGVAVDEEIVREVDELVAECDDLGASRSEIVEAILTAFVQSETNHVERVREIIIRKRKGSL; encoded by the coding sequence GTTCGGCGTCGCTGTTGACGAGGAAATCGTGCGAGAAGTGGATGAACTGGTCGCTGAGTGCGACGATCTCGGAGCCAGCCGCTCCGAAATCGTCGAAGCCATCCTCACAGCGTTCGTTCAATCCGAGACGAATCACGTTGAACGGGTGCGAGAAATCATTATTCGGAAACGAAAGGGTAGTCTCTGA